The following is a genomic window from Vitis vinifera cultivar Pinot Noir 40024 chromosome 6, ASM3070453v1.
aatttatgtGCCACTGATATTTTTTGTCTCAATTTCCATCCAAAATTTCAGTAACATCCAACCACAGATGTTTCTGCAATTTCCAACATTTTAATCCTTCCTCTCAACTATGTTGCTAGTTATAAATGAACTAAATGCAATCAATAACTAAAACTATGATTCAAGCAGAAAACCATGAACCAAAGGTTGGTACCTGGACTACCAGTGCTGTAAGAGGCAAAGGAGAACTTGCAGTAGCTCCCATAGTGAATGCCTGAGCCAACCTCTCAAATTCACCATTCAATATTTCATCATCAATGCCCTTCGaacaaacctaaatttgaaAGTTTATAAAGAAGGGAGGGAATGACAGTAAGCCAAACTTCTAATAAGAATGTTCAATGGCTGTTAAATGCAAGATTTGTTCGTTAATTACATGATAAATTTTCTTCTCCCaattataaaaggaaaacagaACAATGTTAATCCACCCTTTTATTTGACCTAAGTTATTGAGCATAATTAGTCAAATTTGGTTAATTTGTTCATTCTTCTTCAACAGTATTGTAGAAGTTTCAAATATTATATGACTAAACAAAAACTTAACCTTGAAGAAAAGAAGATTTAAAATGCAAGTCCATCAGGTATATACCTGAACCATAACAAGGACCTCTGAAATACTAGGCTCAGAAATTTTAGCCTCAGCGGCCTTCCCTGGTTTTCTTCCTTCTCTAACCTAGTAAGAACCATTATGAAACAAAGTgcaaaaacaagtgaaaaataatatattcattATCAGGTGCATCACAACAGCATGCTAGACAAATCCAATCACTAATTACCAACTCCAAGCACCAGAATAGCAAGAGCGCTAATATAAAGTTTTTACAAATACATACTGTTAACTGTCGCCAGAATCCAGTGTTGTTAAATCTGTTCCAAAGGGGCAAGCCTGAGTGTTGAAGAAATTCTTGAAAGATTGTAGCATATCTGCGAGCAATCATAGAAACATTTGGGCAATCTGCAGGTTCTTCAACTGCTGTTATACCCTCCCTGAAATAAACATTCTTTCTTTCTGGTAAACAACACCCTGTGAAAAGAATGCCTCTAAAATTCCAAATCAAGATTACCTAAAGTTACCAAGCATAAACCCGACAGTTGGCTTGCCCTGTAGAGAATATCCAACTGAAAACTCACATTTGTTGCGATATCCATTTACAAGTGGTGATTCAAGTATGCCCTCAAATTTGCATGGGAGACCACCTACAGGATTTAAATGGACAAAGCCTGCTATATTAGTTCCTAAAAGTTCTTTCTTCTTTGAAATACATTAAGGTCTTTACAGGAAGTACGAACACCACCTATCTCCCTAGATTTGAGAATCCATTCTGGTAGTGAAACACCATTTGGACAAGCTTTACGAGCATTTCGAgtctgaaaaataaattaattgctCTTAACAATTGTTCTCATCGGACATCATGATTTAATGAAATATGTTATAGTAGCAACAGAGTACAGAAATTATGATAACCAATAGAAAACAAGGACAGGTGTCACTAACAAGCTTTTTGAGAGTTTGCATGAGAGAATTCTTCTTGTGCTCCAACTGGTCAGTGTAGGTCAAGTGAGCAAGGGGAGTTGCTACATCACGAGCACTTCTTGCTTTCAAGACTGAATCGGATGCTGAACTGTCGCAAACAGCATCACCATCCTCCAAACCAAATGAAGACATTGAGACATCAGTATCATCACCACCCAATGCAGTTTCCATGTTCTTTTGGGTGCTCTGATGGAGAGGCAATGctgaattgtttttcttctcaaaTGATCGGGGAAGGATGTCTCCGACCTTTAAATTCTTGTTGCCAATAGATTTGCCTTCCAGCTCCTGTCAAGTTGAGATTCAAGGATACAAAATAGTAAAGTTACTCCAACTTTGTGAGCACTCATAAGTGTATAAGTGAATAGGGGATACCTCCATTGCATTTTTCAGTTGTTCGGCACTTTCAAAAGTCACAAAACCTATCATCAtgcctttctttttcttggctGATTTATAGATAACTCCCTGGCAAAGGCAACAATTGCAACCAACTTATAATTTGACAATGCTAACTCTCATCCAtcttatataaaacaaaaaattgtgaatatgaaaacctcaaaaaaaaaaaaaaaaaaaaaaaaggattcaaGCTAAGTAAGATAGCAGAAAAGAAACAACAGAAAGTAAACTTGAAAACTTTCTCAAAGTACTGGATATTTCTTAAGAAAGGGCTAATAAAATAGCAAAAATTCCAAAGAAACACAACCTGAATTTGGTTAACAACTTGGAATAATGATCACAGAGCCACCAGTTCTTTCTGTTCTTAGCTATTTATTGACAGCAACATTATGGCAAAATTTTCCAAGAGACCAGTATACCATTTGATTTTAAGTAAAAGGATCACAAAAGCATAAGAATGAATATagtgcacaaaaaaaaaaaaaaaaaagtacgttaataagaaaaaaaggagtTACATTAAGGTGTGGGAAATTTGACTTGCAGTAGGAAATTATTTTGCTGCTCCTTATTATATAACTAAAAgtataataattttcaacaaaGAAACAATCATCCAAAATTGACCTATTGCTAACTCATGATCATAAGCTACTGGTTTATTTGCACATTGTTGGGTACTGTTGTTTCTTTCATCAGTTAACTTGGAagtttgcattttctttttcttctcctcgATTTTCTGGCTGACCAAATAGAACAGTAAAGGAAAGAAACTAAATCCAAAACCCACATTacgaaaacaaaataaaagagaagatttaaattttcgtttttttttcctttttcacctAGTTCTCGCCTTCTCGGCGGCCAAACAGGCAGTAAACGTTTGAAACACAACAgcaaaaaaaattccaaaaaaaacacCCCACTTGCCTGCTGACCGAGAAAATCCCTCAACTGATCGGAGTGCCATTTTGGGGGAAGATGCAGCAAGCACTTGCTGAGGCCAGGATCAGCACAATCATCGTCAACAACAGCCTCCGTCATCATAACATCATCCTCCTTCGAATCACACTTCTCCCCACTCTCCGACTTCAATAGCTTCTTCGCCCTCTCCGACGTAGGATCCCACGTATTATCTGGCCGCTGCCGGAGCTCCTCCTCGCCGTGGGCGTACCGGCACGCATCCCCGTGGCTACAAGACCCAGAGTGACTCCTGAAGTACGAACAGAGACTCGTTTTCCACAATGGGTGACGGCAGTTATCGGAGTCTGCAGGGTCGCTTCTCTTCCGCTTCTCACCGGATTCAATGACGTCCGTTGATTGAGGAACGGAGGGTTTGAGTTCCTCATCGCCGACGTGTTCCTGCGGTGGACAGGGTGCATCGTTACCGTTGATtgaagggtttagggtttgtttCGCCGAGGTTTGATCTTCTGGAGATGAGGCCATGGGAGAAGAGTACGGCAACTCACGTCCAACTTCCTAATTCCTAGTTTTGCCAAGGAATGGGCTCGGCCCGCCACGCCAAATTTTCAGTGAAATAAAACTTTAGGGCTTCCGATTTCCATTTTATTACTattgtttaattattaaacaaatactACAAACACAATTCTCATACATTAATAGTTGATTTGCTAGTGATTTTAATAAgggttttcaatatttttaacatttaaaaatttttattttttaagtgtttgaAGGACTAAGAGTGTCGTTTggaagtaattttaaaaaacgtttttaatatttacaacacttaaataataaaaaaaattaaaatattaaaaatattaaaaacatttcataaaatcactatcaaacagattataaaaacatttcctaaactatcaaatacatttttaaaactcttttaatagtgattttaggagACACGACCTTTTAAAAATAACGTATTAAGTAATGAAAACTTAATTATCCActttaaacaaagaaaaacattactatatatatatataattcttgTTACCCCTTTTTAATCTTGTACTAATTGGAGTTTTCCACATGTAACCACCTAAAGAGTTAGTTGTGGTAACGGGACTGTTCATGTTTCTAAATGATGGATAAGCTCACCCACATTCCTAAATGTGAGGAAAATGTGTGGATATGATCCAAAAAGTTGTTTTGAAGTGTGAAAATGGGAAATGATTCGAAAAGTTGTATTTACatgggaaaagaagggaatagaaaaaggaaaaaggatcaTTAGTCTTGGTCAATCAAATTGATCATGCCCCCTCAACaaccctttctttttttaaggaGAAGCTTCAAGCAAAAGTTGATCTTATCTTTCTTttaatgcaataaaaaaaatctttattttcataataatcaCAACTAAGAAAAGCTAAAGATAGGATTATCACGATTTATAGTATCTAGATGTTGTCCTCTAGTACAACACACTTGACTCTTTGTGTTTTTATGTCTAATAGATTAGATTTAAACaatgtaaaaaaacaaaatcaatactAAAAAGTTATAAAGAGTTTAGAATTCTgattttaagttgaaaatgggagaaagaaaaaaaaagatagcaaATTAATCTCTCGTTTAGAGACTAATGTCAATCTAAGATCAAGTTGAAACTTAAGACCAGATATCAAGTTGAATATTAAAACCAATTTAGATCCTTTAACTTGGTTTTGGATTTTAAAACACAaatctttaaaatttaagtaatacaATATGaactattttatttcttgtaatATATGTTATAGCCCATCATTCATATGAATGACAATGGGGGGCTACCCGCCCCACCCCACCTCACCCCTAATGGGATGGGTTTGAGTTTTAAATAAATGGGTTTGGgatgagtttgaatttttttttcttttaaactccAGACATGTTTTGGGTATTGTTTTGTCATgccccaattatatataaaattaatttttaaaattaatttaatttaattttaaattttctatttttaatatatagataataataaaatactttttaataaaataagttgtaaaaaattataattatttaattatttatcaaatatatttatgttaatgtaattaaaaattttaaaagtaattttttaaaaaagttaaatggggTGGGTTGGGTCGAGTACGGGAATTTCTCTTATTTGCCCCATCCCATCTCGCctcgtttaatttttttaatgagaaggatatgagaattattttaaataaatgggaATGGGTGAAATGGGGGTGACTCATTCTGAACCCACCCCGTTGTCATCCCTAGTAAGGAGAATGCatcttaattaagaaaaactaCACACAAAATTTATCATGCATTGAATAAAACACacccaaaatgaaaatattcatGGAAAAAAGAACTTTATTGTATATGTTAAGAAGTGTCCCAAATTTCTAATGAACATAGATTCCTTTTGGTAGAGAAGATTGTATAGCATATTTCCTAAATTAGTATATGTTATTATAAAATTagatttcctttataaaaaaaaaaaactactaagaataactttataaatattttaggtcgtAAAATGAAAATGTTATAAGATGGAGATGGGTTTATAAAGACCATACGAAGTGGACACATATGTGAGAAAGAACGGGAGACACATGTTAGAGCAAAGAGTTCATGGTTTATGGTATAAATATAAGGAATATAAAAACATTGAATATTTTGGAAATCTAATAGTTGTATCTAGTTTTTgtcatttataataatatagtGACATAATTTTCTCTCATTCATGGATGTAAGTATGGTTGACTAAACTATGTTAAACCCTTATATTCCTTTGtatgaattgttttatttttgtgttcttcaacttaacatttttatattaaagcTTCCATTGACACAACAAATTGGTATCAGAACCTAAATTGAAGATTTCTAAAAAGGCTAAAGTGAATAGAGCACATAAGAGGatgacaaaaaataattttagttgaAAGTGGAGTCAATTGTTCTCTATTAgggatatgatacaaaaagtaTGTATTATGGAGAGATGAAAAATTAACACAATGGAATTTGATCTTTGTGAAGATCGTTGAAAAGTATCTCAAATTTCTAATaagtataaattcatttttgtaaatgatattgtgtagaatatttcctaagttgatatatgttattataatattaaatttctttattgaataaataaaattattaagattgaTCGAGCTTACTTAAATCTTGCTTGATCTTAGAACATGACACATAAACACttacttaaaaaacaaatgttGCACTTGCATCGTcgactctttaaaaaaaaatagttaaagaaaaacaacaatttgaaaatttggttgATTAATATCCACTTACACCCTCAAGTACATACCTTGGTCTCTAAACATTTTAAACATCTTGATCTCCATTAGACAAATAGTATAAAGAATGATTTGCAAAACTTAAGTTAGAAGACACtaaagaatttttgtttgaaactgTTAATCTAAATAACATTCACAATATCCTTAACAATAACAAAACAAAGTGCTAAGCTAGGGTTCAAATCTAATTGTAGATAGAACcagggattgaaaaatcggaaaatatcgccgatatttcgaaGAAATATCGGATATCGGGCGGCATCGAAACGATAATCGTCACCGATTATCGATCGACGGAAAAATCGGCAAAAAATCGACAAAATCGtcgatatatcggcgaaatatcggtgAAGCACCGATTTATCGGAGAAAAATCGCGAGTGGACTGACGCGCTGAGCAATCGGaggagaatttaa
Proteins encoded in this region:
- the LOC100262197 gene encoding zinc finger CCCH domain-containing protein 24 isoform X1, with product MASSPEDQTSAKQTLNPSINGNDAPCPPQEHVGDEELKPSVPQSTDVIESGEKRKRSDPADSDNCRHPLWKTSLCSYFRSHSGSCSHGDACRYAHGEEELRQRPDNTWDPTSERAKKLLKSESGEKCDSKEDDVMMTEAVVDDDCADPGLSKCLLHLPPKWHSDQLRDFLGQQGVIYKSAKKKKGMMIGFVTFESAEQLKNAMEELEGKSIGNKNLKVGDILPRSFEKKNNSALPLHQSTQKNMETALGGDDTDVSMSSFGLEDGDAVCDSSASDSVLKARSARDVATPLAHLTYTDQLEHKKNSLMQTLKKLTRNARKACPNGVSLPEWILKSREIGGLPCKFEGILESPLVNGYRNKCEFSVGYSLQGKPTVGFMLGNFREGITAVEEPADCPNVSMIARRYATIFQEFLQHSGLPLWNRFNNTGFWRQLTVREGRKPGKAAEAKISEPSISEVLVMVQVCSKGIDDEILNGEFERLAQAFTMGATASSPLPLTALVVQDHKGISNVASADAPLRPLPIPKEGSDSGPDAGGQIVEARIHDYISNLRFCISPTAFFQVNTLAAEKLYSLAGDWAGLGPDTLLFDVCCGTGTIGLTLAHRVGMVVGIEMNASAVSDAQRNAELNGIKNCRFVCAKAEDVMGSLLKEYLSVPQRQNEVPDFSQSDDKVISNSEDKMESINNALNPEGSSSHELESGKGASGCLENVQRESKNELHNGCSSKDGNISVRQFKNFVAIVDPPRGGLHPIVIKALRTHACLRRLVSVPTFYISCNPESLVANAIELCTPSADKTEKGNKNNRGWRNMSSAGLARHRAKSMPNSEPFQPVKAMAVDLFPHTPHCEMVMLLER
- the LOC100262197 gene encoding zinc finger CCCH domain-containing protein 24 isoform X2 — encoded protein: MASSPEDQTSAKQTLNPSINGNDAPCPPQEHVGDEELKPSVPQSTDVIESGEKRKRSDPADSDNCRHPLWKTSLCSYFRSHSGSCSHGDACRYAHGEEELRQRPDNTWDPTSERAKKLLKSESGEKCDSKEDDVMMTEAVVDDDCADPGLSKCLLHLPPKWHSDQLRDFLGQQGVIYKSAKKKKGMMIGFVTFESAEQLKNAMEELEGKSIGNKNLKVGDILPRSFEKKNNSALPLHQSTQKNMETALGGDDTDVSMSSFGLEDGDAVCDSSASDSVLKARSARDVATPLAHLTYTDQLEHKKNSLMQTLKKLTRNARKACPNGVSLPEWILKSREIGGLPCKFEGILESPLVNGYRNKCEFSVGYSLQGKPTVGFMLGNFREGITAVEEPADCPNVSMIARRYATIFQEFLQHSGLPLWNRFNNTGFWRQLTVREGRKPGKAAEAKISEPSISEVLVMVQVCSKGIDDEILNGEFERLAQAFTMGATASSPLPLTALVVQDHKGISNVASADAPLRPLPIPKEGSDSGPDAGGQIVEARIHDYISNLRFCISPTAFFQVNTLAAEKLYSLAGDWAGLGPDTLLFDVCCGTGTIGLTLAHRVGMVVGIEMNASAVSDAQRNAELNGIKNCRFVCAKAEDVMGSLLKEYLSVPQRQNEVPDFSQSDDKVISNSEDKMESINNALNPEGSSSHELESGKGASGCLENVQRESKNELHNGCSSKDGNISVRQFKNFVAIVDPPRGGLHPIVIKALRTHACLRRLVYISCNPESLVANAIELCTPSADKTEKGNKNNRGWRNMSSAGLARHRAKSMPNSEPFQPVKAMAVDLFPHTPHCEMVMLLER